From the Papaver somniferum cultivar HN1 chromosome 2, ASM357369v1, whole genome shotgun sequence genome, the window CGTATTGCAAGGCAATTGCAAGTTGTGATGCTGCTCTTAAAGTGTCGAACTATGCAGTTTCAATCTATTTAGTACCGAGCACTATTCAAGTATAGCAAAATTAGAATGCTATAAGACTCTGAGGCTGCATCCATATGATCTTACAACTATCTAGTTCCTGTCTTCGTGCAGGGAGACAATCGAATCCTATTCATTGGAGTTGATTAAACTAGGCTTGACTATTATTAAGTTGATGGAAAAGGCTCTACAAATGGATGCCGGGGTTATGGCAGAGTTGTTTGAAGATGGGATACAAACAATGAGGATGAATTATTATCCTCCTTGTCCTCACCCCGAGCACGTCATCGGCTTAACAGCACATTCAGATGGTGGTGGTTTAACGATTCTCCTTCAACTAAGCGAAGTGGATCGAATACAGATTAGAAGTGAAAATATATGGGTTCCCATTAAACCTCTACCTAATGCCTTCGTAGTGAACATCGGAGACATTTTGGAGGTAAAGCGAGTTAATGAAATCGAATTATCCAAGTCTAGGAAGGACATCTACTTATCCTCAAACCTCAAGTATGcgctttgacaattaaatttttGTTGCCTCCCTTGACAGATTTTGAGCAATGGGATTTACCGAAGCGTGGAACACCGATCAACAATAAACGCGACAAAGGAGTGTCTCTCTGTTGCAACCTTTCAGAACCCTAAACAAGAAACCGTAATAGGTCCCAACATGATCACACCAGAGGGACCTGCCTTGTTCAGAAAAATTGTGTACAATGATTAAatgaaaaaattgtttttttgcGTAAACTCGATGGAAAATCATTCATTGACTCCTTGAGAATAGGAGAAGGAGATTAAATACCATAACCAGCGTGTAATATTGGTGTTTTTATGCAGTTCCGTTCTAAAGTTGTATAATGTACTACCTtcggattaaaaaaaaaaaataggctggtttcatgCACAAAATTACacatgaaaccagcctattattttgaaactgaGGGAGTATGAATTATGTAATACTCCGTCAAAATATATACATGGTGTACATCTGAAATAAATGAACTACAATCATCAAATCTACACCAAGTTTGCCTTTTTAACTGTAATCTACTTGTAATCTTTTTCATCATTTTTGAAAGGTGTCTTTTAAGTTGCTAATTACATAaggtaaaataaaaattaaaccaACACAAAAAACAAACGCTGTCATTCACCAAATGCACAACAGTAATAATAAGAAGAATAAACTGAATTATCAAGGATCATCATCAGAAAAAGGTTTCAAAAACAAAAGTGATAACAACATAAGATTAGGTACCAAAACAGGAATCAAAGGATTAATATTCCAACTACCAAAACGTTTTCTTTTAAGTCTCTTTTTAAAATACTCgcttctctgttcttctccaaGTTGAGTTGGTACTTCTAACCCTTTGGCCAGAATCAGCGGTGGTGGTTGCTGATATGGGCACTGTGAACGCCAAGAAGTTAATGGAGGACCCAATCTTAAGACCCTTTTTAAGAAGAGAGTGAAACCCCATTTGAGATGTAGAGATGGAAAGCTGTTTGCATCTTCTGTGTTGCAGAGGAATGGTGGATAATCCCAGTTCAGATAACAAGGGACTTGATTGGATATAAATAATTGAGAATGAAGAGAAGGTTTGATTGTTGGGTCTGTTAGAAGATGAGTTAAGGCATGTAATCTTTGCTCCCAATTTGTTTCTTCCATGATTTTATCAGTCAAGACTGTTTCTCTTTCTGCCTTAGAACTAGTGGATAAGGTACTCTTATCTTTTAAGGAGTTATTATATGAAATAATTGGTGAGTATAAATCTGACTGGGCTACTGAAGTTTGGCCCTTGGGTTTCTTTGAAAGAGAAtgatttttttagggaccatgattttattaagcCACCTTTCCTATAGTGATAagaggtgtcctaaaacgttgaaatgactaaactacctttaatttaatttaatttaaaaccaacctaataaccacttatatatatatatatataaccaccacctcctctcaccaccaccaccgccgattaccaccaccaccaacaactaccgattaccaccaccaccgcccaccaccgccgattaccaccaccaccacctctgattatcaccaccaccaaccactgattaccaccacctcctcccaccaccatcaccaccgcctatttaagaaatgtaacaacatcaatgcaatcacaattaagttcggttacataataattttatcgagtataaaacacgccagccgcaacctgattctgccatgggaccactccggaggtattttccaacaaacccttcgctttaatttgattttgattgcttcaatcgaatagaaatcatcaaaataggatttttaataggagttacagagccatgttcgataaggtcgattttccaaaaaaccctagtttactaaccgaacttctcgaaaatgaagaacacgaagaacagttcggttctattggatttaaaactaagtcatcgAACTctatgttcggttgtttcgcaaaaaaaattaaaattacaaagtaaccgaactccacccttagaaccgaaaaaaaacaaatccagtctaaccgaactgtgttgttgtggctactatgttgagttccaaaataaccgaatttagccaatagagttcggtttgttcacaaaaatttttaaaactacaaagtaaccgaacttagccaatagatgctgtaacttcacattttttttgtttgttaagttcggtaacttcacaattttatcgcagaaaccgaactcagagttcggttggttagctgttaggttcaagtttgcgaaagaaccgaattttgtaaacttatatactcttatactatgtaaagttcggttagatcaaaagtgcatgcaattttcgaaccaaccgaactttgtacaccagagttcggttagttgagaaccaaccgaacataacgctgtaactcctagaaattattgaagagttcggtaacctgcgtgtttggaacaagtaaccgaactacactttgagatgagttcggttacttgttcatctcacggggaaaccgaactacatcttcagatgagttcggttacttgttcttcatataaagtaaccgaactgttcaaaatccagttcaaattaggatcattttgaagattaacaaatattctaggagaggatggagatgaagaatcagatgagttttcatcatttgaatactcaaacttagtgaattggagaaaaaaattattttccatgtttttctccttcatcttctttaactctactctctcaataattctactcaactaataataaacccatcttttaatttaatctcactaattatttttaactaaatcattcactaatcataacctaaaattaattaagagggtagattaggtattaaataaataactagatatggggtgaccaagaccttctaatgcctttacccaaaataaaaccatagtaccccaaaaaaaccatggtccccaaaaaatcgttcctttGAAAGGGAACAAAAATTAAGACCTTAGCATTTGGCAACACTAAATCTTCATAGACCGTTGAAAAAACATTACCAAAACCAATTTAAACATGAGGTGGTGGATTTTGTGCCATGGTTGTTCAGGTAGCACCCACtgagttgtaggaaatcctacaacacaccccattAACTATTCCTAGATCTAAATTTatttcacaatcaaaataaagattaaagtgctaaaattgtaaattggacacaagatttacgtggttcgatcaatgtgatttacatccacggggttaggtttcactatgattgaagaaattacatatgaattacaattgagactccattaatgagtatttggagctctaggttgatgaaggaagaagaaggagataatactacTAATAATAATTTTGTTTCTCTCTCTACCtaaaatgtgtcctccctaaagtgtgtatctccctttctctctcatgcctttctctttatataggtatttacatagtggatgacagctcacatGTAGTGGAGTACATCTCATATTTCCCATATTTACGGAATCGCCACGCGACACCATCGCACGTTCATATTACGTTCTCGCACTCCTTATATTGATATTTTGAATGTCGCACACTTGATTTGTCGTATGTGATATTTtgatcctacattttgcctcttttttcttgaatatcgcttgaagagtgatcttcaaggaaaaatccactttgttgtAATCGATGGTGCCAGATGTATGATGTTGGAGTACGTCTCTATtattttgtgaagttccgaagctttgagaagtatcatttcttgaagtatgcgaagtatgaagtatcctcgaagaagtataagaagtatgaagtatgaagtatccttgaagaagtataagaagtatgaagtatccttgaagaagtataagaagtatgaagtattgTGAATCAATCATGCGAAACTTTTTTGATGTGATTCCAATTTCTCTTACTCCCTTGTTGGTGAGAATTCTTGTTATTCATGAATGAGCGTCCTCTTTGGAAATGATTCTGACCGAAGAGATAAAGAACAAAAAATGTTTTCTTGACAATCCATAGTTGTCTCTGTGTTTTATCTATGAGAGAAGAATCCTTGAGAAAGTTTTGAATGAGCGAATGGATCTTCACGTCTTTCTTCTTTGAGTATAATGACTTCAAATTGCttatgcgaaataattgagcgaaacaCTTATGCGATGAAATGTGTATGGGATGCTTATGCCATGTAATGCTTCTGAGATGCTTATGCCATAAATGCGTATGCGATGCTTATGCCATGTAATGTATAGATAATGTTGAGTTACTTACCTTTAGTTCATCGTATCGCATTGTattgtttcttctttttccttatttCTTTGGCTTTGCCTCAATCACATTTACTATGCATTATTCTTCGCAACCTATCCGCTCTTTATCAATTCCTGCAAAACAATATTAACTTGTGTTCTATTTTTCTCATGAGGTTTTATTTTGCCTAACGATTCCTTTGCTCATGTGCGAACTTAGTTTTGCTACTCCTTTTTCGGATATCCTGCAAAACAAATATTTAGTTAAATAAACATATTTTGCTTTTCTCTAGAGGTCTTATTggccttcctaagtaaaggtcttacTTTTGCCTCTGGGCGGCAAAATCGCACGccgtctttacactttcatgcaatgatccattgatcttgccttatcatcttttgtattattgcctcttcaggatattTCTATGCGACAATGCGACAGGCCTaagtactcccgtgagtaaaagcCCCATAATATTGTCGTCTTTTGACAcgattcagctccctaatggagggtgtcgtccttatcttctaccggttgccccttcaaggaagcttacctctatcaggttaagattatggctcttcccatccggtaTCAACAACCatttgatttcgcagtctcgcatacactacctatagggtttatggcagcaagaccgcaccctaagtggggtatcttcggaccgagtgcatcatagtcaggatttgtcaagagtggcaaggtacgctccagatgccccgggcactcttgactcaaccgtgtacctcggcgtcctgatcgagtttctgcactccttaggacagcctttctcaccttagtttCTCAATCTAAGATTGTTATCTTATACTGAaagtttaaggtatctctccctgATGGGCATCATCgttttattctcaccccaaatcttcaCAACTCAAGTTCCTAGGTCGGTGTatccttcccttgagtcatgccttctatgttctccgactatgacgtgcgataggtattatttatatgtattcttttgcctcttgcatgtatgcgaactaggttgcacgccacagttggattcctagccaatctgataataaatatcatttctgGTGCCTTTTATTAAAGTCTTATTCTGAGGAGTCACTTGTGCCTTATATTAAGGTCTTATTCTTTTTGTATGGTTGTAGTTCTCTATTTCTCTTGATGTGAGTTCCTCCTGTTGCCTAGATATTGCCTTTGATTAAGATAGTTGTAACCTTGGCCTCTTTTCTTCTTAGTATGCTTCATGCGATGATAACCTCTTTTTAGAAATATTCTGCAAAAAAAATGTGTAGGAGGTAGGATTTGAACTCTGGATATCTAGCTTGCATATCCTTTGACTGACAATCTGTGCAGCTTCTCTGATGCAAATAATTGCACAATGCTGAAATTTGGCTTCTATCTGCGCGTC encodes:
- the LOC113352618 gene encoding uncharacterized protein LOC113352618, which translates into the protein MEETNWEQRLHALTHLLTDPTIKPSLHSQLFISNQVPCYLNWDYPPFLCNTEDANSFPSLHLKWGFTLFLKRVLRLGPPLTSWRSQCPYQQPPPLILAKGLEVPTQLGEEQRSEYFKKRLKRKRFGSWNINPLIPVLVPNLMLLSLLFLKPFSDDDP
- the LOC113352617 gene encoding codeine O-demethylase-like, encoding MEKALQMDAGVMAELFEDGIQTMRMNYYPPCPHPEHVIGLTAHSDGGGLTILLQLSEVDRIQIRSENIWVPIKPLPNAFVVNIGDILEILSNGIYRSVEHRSTINATKECLSVATFQNPKQETVIGPNMITPEGPALFRKIVYND